aaactaatgaaaacatccctaaaagtagctagattatactaaaaactatctaaaaacaatgccaaaaagcgtataaattatccgctcatcagcggaCGGTGCCAGCTGTCAAATGGCACCCCAAACACCATGATGATTCTTATATGGAATTTTTGGGCTTTAGGGAGACCCCCTAACAATCCATAACCTCAAAGGGATATCTCAATCCCACTTCTCCAAGTTGGTTTTTGTTTGTGAAACCAAAAACCAAACTCAAAAGGTGAAAGCGAAGTTGAGATCGTGTGGTTTTAGTAATTGGCATACTGTTAATCCAAATGGAATTGTGGGAGGCCTTGCCATGGCATGGAAAGAAGGGTATGATATTAAAGTTACCAGCAGCTCCAGTTTCTATATACAAGCTATAATGAAGGATGTGGCGAACAATGAGGAATGGAGTATAATTGGAGTTCATCTCAACTACAGTAAACAAGTAAGCATAGCCCAATTTCAAAAGATCTCGGTGATGGTGGGGTAAAATCAAAGAGGAGTAGCTATCTTGGGTGATTTTAATTCAATCACTACACTAGAGAAAAAAACTGGGGGTGGCGACACGTTACACTTAAAGCAATAGGAAGGCAGGGAATGAATTGATCTAGGAACGTTTGGACAGAGTACTAGTAAACAGGAAACTATTGCAATCTTATTGTCATCCAACCATCCTTAGGTTTGCCAAAAATAGTTCAGATCATGCCCCTTTATTGCTGGACACTAATCCTCAGAcggaaaaatcataaaaaaaacaaattaagttCCAAGAGAGATGGTGTGGTACGCATGAGATAAGGAATATTGTTAAGAAAGCATGGGCCTCTTCATTTGAAGGTTCTTCGATGTATATCGTCGCTAAGAAATTAAAACTGTGTCGCCACAAGCTTGTACAGTGGCAACAAATTAACCGGTTAAATTCAAAGAAGGAGATTGAGACACTTAAGGCTCGACTGGAGGAAATAAGAACAGTAGGAATATGTGGTGGAACCGAGATACATGAGATTGAATTGAAGCTTGAAAAGGCATACCTAAATGAAGAATTGTACTGGAAGGAGAAATCCCTGATCAAGTGGCTAAGAGAAGAGGACAAGAACACAACATTCTTTCACAAAAAGTTCAAAGTGCGTGCAATGAGGAATAAAATCTAGCAACTAGTGGAGGAAAATGGGGAAGTAGTATCCTCTTAAGCTGACATTGCAAGAGTGGCTGAGGAATACTTTACATGCATTTTTTTGTCTACTAATCAGGTAGATCCAGTGCCTTTTTTTACTGATTTTGAGCCTAAGGTTACAACTTTCATGAACTGTAGGCTACAAAATCTAGTGTCAGACGAGGAAATTAAGAAGACTGCCTTCAGTGTTCATCCTCATAGTTGTGATAGAATCCTAGAACTTTTGGAGTCATACGAAAGTTATAGTGGACAAAAGATTAACCTGTCTAAGTCAGCAATTTTCTTTAGTAAAATACTCCCGACACTACTCTGGAAATTCTGGCAGCAAGGATGAACATTACTAATATTGAAGCACAAGACAAGTATTTGGGGCTTCCTTCACTAATCAGTAGATAAAAAAAGTCACTTTCAATTCCGTTAAAGATCGGGTATTCAAGAAGGTGCAAGGCTGAAAAACAAGTTTACTGTCAAATGGAGGTCTTCAGATTTTGATCCGGGTAGTATGGGAAACAATACCTATCTATACCTTATCTTGTTTCAGGCTTCTAGATACTTTGCTAAAGGACATTCAGAGtattttgacccaattttggTGGGGATATCACAGAGAGGACAGACACATGGTCTGGATTAGTAGGGATAAGATGACAAGGCCAAAAAATGAGGGAGGACTGAGTGTGAAAGACCTGTGAGCACATAATCTAGCTTTGCTTGGCTAGCAATGCTGGAGACTCATGAACCAACCTAATTCTCTCCTAGCTAAAATTTTAAAGGGAAGATATTACAGGTATAGGAATTTAAGTATTACCTTCCTAGGGGTGGCTGAGTCTTCTTTAGGGGGGAAGTGTGGCAGAAAAAGGCACAGTCTGGAAAGTGGGGGACGACAAGTCCATTCGGATCTTCATAGACCCTTGGCATCCTTCAACCTTCTCATATAGATTTTTCTGCAACAACAATTCTAGCCAAGCATCAAATCGAATGATGTTAGTCAAAGACCTTTTCTCTGAAAATAAACAATGGAACTAACGGCTTGTCTCAAAGGTGTTTGCCCCTGAGTTAGCACAGCAAATTTTAACAATAACCCCAGGAGAAGGACCAGACAAGGTTCAGTGGCTACTAAATAACTCCAAATACTATGACATTGCATATGGGTACCGAATTTTTTACCTGTTCTATCATGAACCAATTGATTTATGCCTAGCGTATATGCAACAAAGAGGAGTTTGGTCCCAACTATGAATATTGCTCACACCCCAGaagattataattttttttttgaaaaatgtctcCACGGAATAATcccaatcatgcaactcatccATCAGAGGTTCCCCAATATGTCACCAACATGCCCACTATGTAAAGAAGAGAGCGAAACAATAATTCACTACCTATGTCTATGTCAAAATGCAAAATTAACGTGGAGGAGGACAAAAATGGAAGCTTGGGTACCTTTTTCTAGCTCAACCACCTTCTTCGACTGGTGGAGCTCAACGACGAGCCTCTTGGATCGAAAACCAAATGGAAGTAGTAAGGTCTTCTTGCGGCAATTTTACTGTGGCATATATGGAAAGAGCGGAACCGAAGAGTGCTTGAGCAAGGCACTACAAGAAAACCAGGATTTTACTACACTTTTAAAGCATGGCGAAAAGTTGAAAAAAGCGTAGCGATAGCTTTTTGCCATGCTTTTTGAGCTACCGGCACACTTTTGAAAGGGTCACAACTGCTAGCGTGCCGGTtgctctatcgccacgcttttggtgatctatggccacgctttttctGTTGCCACGCTTTTatctattgccacgcttttaagcGTGGCCGTATGTGAAAGATATCggtacgcttttaaagcgtgccaatagCTGGAGatacggctacgcttttaaagcgtgccaacAACGAGAGATATCGTTACGCTCTTAAACCGTGCCAATAACAAAAGAtaaggctacgcttttaaaaCGTGCCAATAGTAAGagatatggctacgcttttaaagcgtagcTGTTGATGACTGTTGTACAATATGGCTATGCTTTTAAAGCGTAGCTATAACTTTGTTCAGGttctattgtttttttttttaatctttgtaataaaatcttataaaattcatagataattgtaaaatttatacaatgaccattaatttaaaatcaactAATCCAATCTTTATAAACTTGTCACCAAATATAGGGTGATTGATCACATGACATGCTCtaacaaaataccaaaaatcaaaatcattacAACAACTATTACATTATCTACTTCCTTTACATATTAttacataagagaaaaaattttagaatcagtAGGAAGTTACAAAGAGACCACTAGTTTTTACTGAAACAAAAAAACACTACTAGTACCTAAGCTAACGAAGATTCTAAGCAAGCTACCATCCTTGAATTACATATTCCTAATCCAGGAGCCATCATTTCAATCCACCTGGATCATATACCAAACGCAATGCCATGCAGCTCTTGAGAAAATAGGAGCCATCATTTCAATCCACCTGAAGAAAATAGATAATCTTCCTTCAAGTctaagaaagtaaagagaaagcCAATTGAATTACTTATTACTGAAACTTTACCTGGTACAAGGAGGAGCAGTGCTACTTAAATCACCACCTCCAATTTTGTATGGCTGCAAGCACAATAACCAAAAGTATGTAAGAACATGATTGTGAGTATATGCATCTTCAAAAGCTTTTCGTTAAGCTATacttttcttctatttaattttctctatttaCACTAGAATAGTTATGTATAACTTATTTCAATTAACTCTAGAATACTTATGTATAACAGACATTATTAATATGCAAACACGGAATGAAATTTGAacaagcaaaaaacaaaaagaaagcatGGCATAATCTTCAAGAATAGCACATTCAGTGGAAAAATCACTCCAAATGGAACTTTACATCATAAAGCACAATCAACTCAACAACTTCATCAAGCAGAAAGAAAAACTCAAAGGGGTCCCAGAGACAGTAAAAGGTTCAAGCTTTTTTTACATGTTTCCCAAGAACCCACTCATCATTTAGAACCAACAACACTTATATGAACAAAAACATAACTTTATCAGACAAATGTGAGAATATGATATTGCATTGAAATTTTTGAGGCCCAGAAAATTCCAAAAAAGTGGAAGAGAAACGAGTAGAGAGACGGTGATGAAGAGGCAAACCAGCGCGGTGTCACCGTCGTCATCCTGGCGAGAAAACACGCCGGAAAAAATTCATGCCAAGACCATCGGCTGCATGTCTGGCATTCTCCACCTCATCTCCCGCTCCAACAGTCGCCGCCAACGCCACTTCCTCACCTTCGGTCCGTTTCACATTCTCCtgtaaaaaatcaaaatcattttcaTTCTTCGCTAAATTTTGGATCGTTCACATAACTAatcgtttctttttcttttttaattcacCTCATTATCAGGTAACAAGAAGAATCCTAAGAATAATTCTTCTTCCGCCGTTTCCTCTATCGCCGCCGGAGAAATATCAAAAGAGGAGAAGACTTCCGAAGTTCCCGCCGGCCGGAAATCGATATCGCCGTGCGAGGTGCCGAGAAGCCCGAGAAATATCAATGGCTAGGGTGTTCAAAGAATTGAGTgtagaaaaaaaaactattctTAAAGAAATGGGGTTCGGTGCGCTGGCACATATCCCAGAATTGAACATCTCTCACAAGTTCTTGAGGGAATTGATTCATTGCTTTGATCTTTATCATGGATGCTTGGACACTCTCCATGGTAAAATATACATAACCCCTGCCAAGATAAGAGATGAGCTGGGCATAAATTTGGGCAGTATTATACTTTCCATCTTTtacatttgtattttttttttttgatctCTCTGTTATTCCTTAAGTAATTTTGATTCATTCTTTAGTTTATTTGAGGTTCATTTGAACTAGTTTGTTTATATTGAAATATTGTAAGGAATTATTTTCCTTAAAAAGTTGCATACAACAAACTTAGTGAGAACAGAAGGAGATTGTTGACAGCTTCAAAGGTGCTATTTTGGCATATTTGATGAAATCTGTGATTGATATGAGTGTTGAAGGGGAGGAGAATCAGCTGAAATTCAAGAGGACTTTCGTCGTCTTCGTCTAGAAATAATTCTTGTTGCCAACAACAGTAAGCATGAGGATCAAAACCCAGAGAGCATGAAAGAAACTTTCAGTTGATGGGTGCGTCTTTGTTTTAATGTTAACATATTTTCACGAAACAAAGTTCCCTCAACTAGAAGGAGATGACACTCTCGGGCCACCATGGGGTGGCCTATTGGACACAGAGGAAGCTGGTCGAGTGGATTGCTTTGGAAACAACTAATGGAATggtaattaaaaagaaaaaattcccTTGAAATTTTTTGGTTCAGATGCTTTTAAAATACTGTGCTAACTAAATAAGTTTATATTTTAAGAACTTGTAAAAAAAAGTATCATTGAGGAGAGgagagataaagaaaaagaaggggaaaaaaggaaaaggaaaagaagaaagaaaaaaaaagaaaattgtcgTCTTGCATTCGTCTTCGGAAGAAGACAGTTTTTCTGAATTTGAGTATACTTCTCACCATCACTTATCGAAAACTATCTATTTATTTAaagtttcatatttttttttgacaaaaatttttgtatatgttacaaagaagaagaagaaatcgaGAAAATGCcgccaaagaaaagaaaacaaccacAAAGGGTGGTGAAAATACAAACCAAAAAAGAGAAGATTGTTCTGACGGATTCGGAAAGCAAAACTGAATCCGAAGACGAGTAAGATTCGGAAAtacttattttattgttataaatatatattctatttttcttgATTAAGTCTTTTTGACTGATTGTTCAAATCTGAAAAACTTTtagttcatttattttttaattatggttcatcctcattttaaatcaaaacttaTTGTATGAATTATCAGAAATGAACAAAAAGAGAAGATGAGtgctaaaaaaagaaaacaaaaagaaaaaagaacgaAGAGAAAAAATGATGAAGCTGAAAAACAAATGTTGCTTCAGATTTATTGCAAACGTAAGATTGAGTTTCTTATATaaagttcttcttctttctctgctAACTTTTTCTAAAAGCTCATGTAATTTCTTTGGATTTATTGAATAATATTTGCTTTTTTGCTTAGACTGCTGACTGTAAATTTGTGTAGTGAAAACAAAACTATGTTACAAACACACTCGAGCTTGGCACTGTTTGTAAATGCACCAAACAATATTAAGTTATTCCTCTTAACTTTTATTTGCATCTTCTACTTTTAATTAGAATATCTTGGTTGATGATTTGAGTTTCGTATCtcttttattagaaaaaataccCTTGAAATTCCCGATTACaatttttagaacaaaaaattGCATGAAAAATAGAGTTTACTTAAGGTTCaaatttaaagtaattttagTTCATTTCTAGGTTTAATTGAGgtttatttgaatccaaaaataaatttgatgtatttttaaTCCTCTACTTTTAATCTTGGttgatgattttaatttggtatcttttttattagaaaaaataccCCTGAAACTCCGGTTACATTTTTTAGAAGAAAGAAACGtcacgaaaaaaagaaaaaacagagtTTACAACCTCCAACTATGTAAGTTAAAATACTTATGTTGGTCTTTTAAATTTaggaaataatttttgtttaattaatcacatgaagtttttgtttaattatcaGTAGCACAACACCTGATCCCCATTAACAAATTCTTGCGGTTCAAAAAGAAACTCAACCTTTGGATATGTGAGTTTTTCAACTTACTTTCCTATTCTAATCAATGTGCAGCTTTCAGTTTTTCAGTTCCTATTCTAATCATTCAACATTAACTTTTTTTCTTGACCTTCCTTAGAGTTCCTATTGCACTGGCTCTTCCAAGTTCTCTtgtgaaaaagataataaaacatCAAAAGACCTTTACTATGTTCCTTCGGAAACTCAAACAGAAGAAGCTTCTGTTAATAAGTAAGTTgtacttaaaattatttttattagttttgatggtatatgataataatttcggttcattattgaaatattttctatttaatacagCTACCCTCTTGAACCTCAGCACCAAGCCTGCGAAGAAACTTCCGTAAGACAATCATCTTTATTGAACACTTTTTTTGTTTAATCCAGCTGCCCTCCGCAACCCCAACACTAGGCCTGCAAGGAATCTTCCGCAAGGAAAACGGAGCAAGAAGCTCTTCTTAATGTGTAAGTTCTacttaaaatcatttttattagttttgatgtTATATCATAATGTCTTTtattacttaaaatttttctttgtcatCTTGCAGTTCTCCCCGTCCTCGGCATTGGGAAGATGACTTTGGTGCACCTTCCTTCAACCTTGGCATAAGTCCCCCGACCTCTCAACCAACAGTAACACAACTTGCAATGTTGGCAGAAGTGATGGATGTTAGGGTGACAGCAGCATTGCAATTTGTTGATGGAACAAGTGCGGAGCTGAGTTTAAGCACCCCTAAAGGGTATAAGACTCtcgagaaagaaaaagaaataatagagGAGCTGAGGGAGGAATGTTTCCAGTGAATGACACAACTAAAGGTTTACAAAGATACAACCAACGAGTATGAAATAATATTCATGTTGGACCACAAAGCGCATTTAGAGGGGGCTAGATTCCACTTCATGTCTCTAACACCCGGATAAGATGTAGAAAATATGGTAAAATCTTCGGATATTACATTAACATGAACAACTTTTATTCCCatatatctaataattttttgtccTATAGGTGGTCTTTGCAATGTGTATACTTCTCAACGATAGAAAATGTCGGCGATTTGAGGAAGAAATATACTGCGTGCCAATAGATATTGTGgtaaaccaaattttttattccttaagtaatTTATTGATTCTGATAAATAATTCAGTTCATCCTTTAGTTT
The genomic region above belongs to Arachis duranensis cultivar V14167 chromosome 3, aradu.V14167.gnm2.J7QH, whole genome shotgun sequence and contains:
- the LOC107479142 gene encoding uncharacterized protein LOC107479142; this encodes MESVQASMIKIKAMNQFPQELPLIFLGLLGTSHGDIDFRPAGTSEVFSSFDISPAAIEETAEEELFLGFFLLPDNEENVKRTEGEEVALAATVGAGDEVENARHAADGLGMNFFRRVFSPG